A single Aspergillus puulaauensis MK2 DNA, chromosome 7, nearly complete sequence DNA region contains:
- a CDS encoding uncharacterized protein (COG:S;~EggNog:ENOG410PNGJ;~TransMembrane:7 (o12-31i51-72o92-118i125-148o168-192i204-225o237-267i)), with protein sequence MSTNERTDVLNTINLVTQCLCIPIVTVFIFLRFGIRAWYRQWARAEDWTCLFAWLLFMGYCGIAIVVGNYGGGYHYWDVSDEDQVYFRKFCYIATVLYCPMALLVKIALLSILIRIFAPYKRRIYFIYGFLGALTIYYTIAEIVKIRMCDPVPGYWTLDPNASCLDQRAALIADSVISMVSDILILTLPLPLTWSLQMSRNKKLRVIGMLSAGGLATAFSIYRLVLVLRDGSSPDMTIVFVCVILSGNAEGGMGLICACLPSLNIVISKVRNHSYKSNGYYENQSSSVPLSRVKGGGSKAGVSMNLSRREPEPHEVNSDESHLISYAGAVDRSQTELAHGGIHKTIDVQQTFEVVEGDGRGRGSGSGSSEDEGLKGPNLKGRRY encoded by the exons ATGTCTACGAATGAGCGAACTGATGTATTGAATACTATCAACCTTGTCACGCAATGTCTCTGCATTCCGATTGTCACCGTCTTTATATTCCTGCGCTTTGGCATCCGTGCCTGGTATAGACAATGGGCTCGAGCCGAGGACT GGACCTGCTTGTTTGCATGG CTTCTCTTCATGGGATACTGCGGCATTGCCATTGTTG TCGGTAACTATGGCGGAGGCTACCACTACTGGGACGTCTCAGACGAAGACCAAGTCTACTTCCGCAAGTTCTGCTACATCGCCACAGTCCTCTACTGCCCCATGGCCCTACTCGTCAAAATCGCCCTTCTCTCAATCTTAATCCGCATCTTCGCCCCCTACAAGCGCCGAATCTACTTCATCTacggcttcctcggcgccctcacAATCTACTACACCATCGCCGAGATCGTCAAAATCCGCATGTGCGATCCCGTCCCGGGATACTGGACCCTCGACCCGAACGCAAGCTGTCTCGACCAGCGAGCGGCTCTTATCGCCGACTCCGTTATTAGCATGGTGTCGGATATTCTGATCCTGACCCTGCCGCTGCCGCTTACGTGGTCGCTGCAGATGTCGCGAAATAAGAAGCTGCGTGTTATCGGGATGCTCTCGGCCGGTGGTCTTGCCACGGCGTTTAGTATCTATcgccttgtccttgtcctgcGCGACGGCAGTTCCCCGGACATGACGATCGTTTTTGTCTGCGTGATTCTCTCAGG AAACGCCGAAGGCGGCATGGGTCTAATCTGCGCATGCCTCCCCTCGCTCAACATCGTAATCAGCAAAGTGCGCAACCACAGCTACAAGTCCAACGGGTACTACGAGAACCAAAGCTCGTCAGTCCCGCTCAGCCGTGTCAAGGGCGGCGGCAGCAAAGCCGGGGTATCTATGAACCTGTCGCGCCGCGAACCGGAGCCGCACGAGGTGAACTCGGATGAGAGTCATTTGATTTCGTATGCGGGCGCGGTGGATCGCAGTCAGACGGAGCTGGCACATGGTGGGATTCATAAGACCATTGATGTGCAGCAGACGtttgaggttgtggagggggATGGGCGCGGgcgtgggagtgggagtgggagtagtgaggatgagggcTTGAAGGGGCCGAACTTGAAGGGACGGAGGTATTGA
- the erg4A gene encoding c-24(28) sterol reductase (COG:I;~EggNog:ENOG410PFUR;~InterPro:IPR001171,IPR018083;~PFAM:PF01222;~TransMembrane:9 (o37-58i99-120o140-160i172-193o226-246i253-272o292-316i328-346o429-446i);~go_component: GO:0016020 - membrane [Evidence IEA];~go_function: GO:0016628 - oxidoreductase activity, acting on the CH-CH group of donors, NAD or NADP as acceptor [Evidence IEA];~go_process: GO:0016126 - sterol biosynthetic process [Evidence IEA];~go_process: GO:0055114 - oxidation-reduction process [Evidence IEA]) has translation MSSPNSGTSPDLRNRRPNGSKQPETAATRVEKPHFEFGGSLGVSALMIGFPLLMYYMYIGATFYNGKLPLPEPNQPIPEFLAHLVDLVYTHAFPTKKAWLIYWSFLTFEGFAYLYFPGVYRVGKPLPHLNGAQLPYYCSAVWSWFATIALALTLHFTGLFRLTTLITDFGPIMSVAIVSGYLVSIIAYISALARGAQHRMTGSHIYDFFMGAELNPRLFRWIDMKMFFEVRIPWFILFLLTLATALKQYEERGVVSGEVCFLLMAHFLYTNACAKGEDLIIPTWDMYYEKWGFMLIFWNLAGVPMSYCHCTLYLAYNDPSTYYWSNKHPAMLLPWAAAYIFFYWIWDTCNSQKSIFRAEERGAKVDRASFPQLPWRAVKNPRTIRVREGEDQGALILCDGWYGIARKIHYTCDWFFAISWGLITGFDSPFPWFYSVFFSVMIVHRARRDIQRCRERYGEAWKEYEKRVPWLFIPYVI, from the exons ATGTCGTCTCCAAACTCGGGCACCAG CCCCGATCTCAGAAACCGACGCCCCAATGGCTCCAAGCAGCCCGAAACGGCAGCCACTCGTGTTGAGAAACCACACTTCGAATTCGGCGGGTCTCTCGGTGTATCCGCTCTAATGATCGGATTCCCCCTGCTAATGTACTACATGTACATTGGCGCCACCTTCTACAACGGCAAACTGCCCCTGCCAGAGCCCAACCAACCGATCCCCGAGTTTCTCGCCCACCTCGTCGACCTCGTCTACACCCACGCATTCCCAACCAAGAAAGCCTGGCTCATCTACTGGTCCTTCCTCACCTTCGAAGGCTTCGCATACCTCTACTTTCCCGGCGTCTACCGCGTCGGCAAGCCCCTCCCCCACCTCAACGGCGCCCAGCTCCCCTACTACTGCTCCGCCGTCTGGAGCTGGTTCGCCaccatcgccctcgccctgaCTCTCCACTTCACCGGCCTCTTCCGCCTTACAACCCTCATAACCGACTTTGGCCCTATAATGTCCGTTGCCATTGTGTCGGGATACCTGGTTTCTATAATAGCGTACATCTCGGCTCTCGCCCGCGGCGCCCAGCACCGCATGACGGGCTCTCATATCTACGACTTCTTCATGGGCGCGGAACTCAACCCGCGTCTGTTCAGGTGGATCGATATGAAGATGTTCTTTGAAGTGCGGATTCCGTGGTTTATATTGTTTCTCCTGACGCTTGCGACGGCGCTCAAGCAGTACGAGGAGCGCGGGGTCGTCTCGGGCGAGGTGTGCTTCCTCCTCATGGCGCACTTCTTGTATACGAATGCTTGTGCAAAGGGGGAGGACTTGATTATTCCCACTTG GGACATGTACTACGAGAAATGGGGCTTCATGCTTATATTCTGGAACCTCGCCGGTGTACCCATGTCCTACTGCCACTGCACCCTGTACCTGGCCTACAACGACCCCTCAACCTACTACTGGAGCAACAAGCACCCGGCAATGCTCCTCCCCTGGGCGGCCGCTTACATCTTCTTCTACTGGATCTGGGACACCTGCAACAGCCAGAAAAGCATCTTCCGGGCCGAGGAGCGCGGCGCGAAGGTGGATCGTGCGTCGTTTCCGCAGCTGCCGTGGCGGGCTGTTAAGAATCCGAGGACGATTAGGGTTCGCGAGGGTGAGGATCAGGGGGCGTTGATTCTTTGTGATGGGTGGT ACGGCATCGCCCGCAAAATCCACTATACATGCGACTGGTTCTTCGCGATAAGCTGGGGTCTGATTACCGGCTTCGACTCGCCGTTTCCGTGGTTCTActcggtcttcttctccgtTATGATTGTGCACCGTGCGCGCAGGGATATTCAGCGCTGTCGCGAGAGGTACGGCGAGGCTTGGAAGGAGTATGAGAAGAGGGTGCCGTGGTTGTTTATTCCG TATGTTATTTGA
- a CDS encoding uncharacterized protein (TransMembrane:1 (o42-62i)) — MCRRSPTGRSFLPPIKCHISESSVPEEISVMNHDGAVPMPRLAITIGVVSVLCLLLHSVTAYPTPELVRNAAEVAGLELMGRGTSHAIAPSIDLPERPDADPLEQRDNQMP, encoded by the coding sequence ATGTGCCGTCGATCGCCGACAGGACGAtcatttcttcctcccatcaAGTGTCATATTTCAGAATCTTCTGTTCCTGAAGAGATCTCCGTCATGAATCACGATGGCGCGGTTCCAATGCCTCGCTTGGCAATTACCATCGGCGTAGTATCCGTACTCTGCCTGCTGCTCCATTCCGTTACTGCATATCCCACCCCTGAACTGGTCCGCAACGCAGCAGAAGTCGCTGGTTTGGAATTGATGGGACGGGGAACCTCTCATGCCATTGCCCCGTCGATTGATCTGCCAGAGCGACCGGATGCGGATCCACTCGAGCAGCGAGATAATCAGATGCCATAG
- a CDS encoding uncharacterized protein (COG:S;~EggNog:ENOG410PPCQ;~InterPro:IPR029675;~SECRETED:SignalP(1-24);~TransMembrane:2 (n4-14c18/19o248-268i288-310o);~go_component: GO:0000139 - Golgi membrane [Evidence IEA];~go_function: GO:0016757 - transferase activity, transferring glycosyl groups [Evidence IEA];~go_process: GO:0006506 - GPI anchor biosynthetic process [Evidence IEA]) yields MYPIAWKLLLSLLFLGYATWYAKTHFYRDPGSAFFDPERAYEQRYSLTRRKEVQQFIESRSSTNDTPDRHAESSSKGATLCVGISSVRRTKEQYLETTIASLLTGLTTPERADLHLTALIAEPDATIHPAWNTPWLHQALDDLYTYNTTAKQTAHLSSLKNAGRYSEKGIFDYTHALSRCYESGAPYIGMFEDDILFADGWLVRTLQGLRGLESKTAGDMNSWLFMRLFNQERSTGWASSRIGGNNEFWIILGIGLGIIAIAAVAGALIRRLQKRQWQSQRQRTKTLFLEPSTLFVLVCVLNPALVLLFFQCGKASVLPPAPGVFEESFGCCSQAMVFPRVQAPLVMEYLRERGKGQIDLMLDRVAEETALARWALYPVLVQHIGVDSARKTKEKEAQAIWSMAYEDLDEDVLARMHSKMVDEYYGHEDINPG; encoded by the exons ATGTATCCCATCGCATGGAAACTCCTCCTTAGTCTCCTCTTTCTCGGCTATGCCACCTGGTACGCTAAAACACACTTTTACCGTGATCCTGGCAGCGCCTTCTTTGATCCCGAGCGGGCATACGAGCAGCGATACTCCCTGACCCGAAGGAAGGAAGTACAGCAGTTCATCGAGTCCCGATCTTCGACAAACGACACACCAGACCGGCATGcagaaagcagcagcaagggcGCAACACTCTGCGTGGGTATCTCGTCCgtgaggaggacgaaggaACAGTATCTGGAA ACAACAATAGCAAGCCTCCTCACCGGCCTCACAACCCCAGAACGAGCCGACCTACACCTCACAGCCCTAATCGCCGAACCAGACGCCACCATCCACCCAGCCTGGAACACCCCATGGCTCCACCAagccctcgacgacctctACACCTACAACACCACCGCAAAACAAACCGCCCACCTATCCTCCCTCAAAAACGCAGGCCGATACTCCGAGAAAGGCATATTCGATTACACACACGCCCTATCCCGCTGCTACGAGTCCGGCGCTCCATACATCGGCATGTTCGAAGACGACATCCTCTTCGCAGACGGCTGGCTGGTTCGGACATTACAGGGGCTACGAGGCCTCGAGTCCAAAACAGCCGGGGATATGAATAGCTGGCTATTCATGCGGCTGTTCAACCAAGAGCGTTCAACGGGGTGGGCGAGTTCTCGGATTGGCGGGAATAATGAGTTCTGGATTATCCTCGGGATAGGGCTCGGTATTATAGCCATCGCTGCGGTCGCAGGGGCATTGATCCGGCGACTACAGAAACGACAGTGGcagagccagcgccagcgcaCAAAGACACTATTCCTAGAGCCTAGTACGCTCTTCGTACTAGTCTGCGTCCTCAACCCAGCGCTCGTGCTCTTGTTTTTCCAGTGCGGGAAGGCGTCTGTTCtcccgccagcgccgggGGTGTTCGAGGAGTCCTTTGGGTGCTGTTCGCAGGCGATGGTGTTTCCGCGGGTCCAGGCGCCTTTGGTTATGGAGTATCTGCGAGAAAGGGGAAAGGGCCAGATTGATTTGATGCTGGATCgggtggcggaggagacggcgttggcgaggtgGGCGCTTTATCCGGTGCTGGTGCAGCATATTG GCGTTGACTCTGCGAGAAAgacaaaggagaaagaggcgcaGGCGATTTGGAGCATGGCGTatgaagatctggatgaggatgtgctGGCACGGATGCATTCTAAGATGGTTGATGAGTACTACGGTCATGAGGATATTAATCCTGGTTAA
- a CDS encoding alkene reductase (COG:C;~EggNog:ENOG410PKU4;~InterPro:IPR001155,IPR013785;~PFAM:PF00724;~go_function: GO:0003824 - catalytic activity [Evidence IEA];~go_function: GO:0010181 - FMN binding [Evidence IEA];~go_function: GO:0016491 - oxidoreductase activity [Evidence IEA];~go_process: GO:0055114 - oxidation-reduction process [Evidence IEA]): MLQLACHVSAHESGQCPEPARILETRPVAKTTRGRLTGARIHRALVGASHWAPSGHKTRSGPSHPFENEPESAPQWSKRGNGGSYWIRRSCRRTNTKYRMEDRPPHRPLTSLGTKLSSSSSFNMAHQDSKLFQPLAIANGKITLKHRIIHAPMTRNRGVPASPVSTPEKPNRVWYPGDLIVDYYSQRATDGGLIISEGIPPSLESNGMPGVPGLFNAQQTAGWKRVVDGVHEKGGYIYAQLWHAGRATIPQMTGSPAVSASATVWDSPTEGYSHPPVGATEQVPYSAHPPIELTVEHIKRTIEDYCQAARAAIEAGFDGIELHGGNGYLPEQFLSSNINKRTDEYGGSPEKRCRFVLELMDELAKTVGEENLAIRLSPFGLFNQARGEQRLETWSHLSKELKRTHPNLSYVSFIEPRYEQIFSYEEKDTFLSSWGLTNVDLSRFREIFGSTPFFSGGGWNQDNSWGVLESGQYDALLYGRYYTSNPDLVERLRTDTPFAPYERSRFYGPFEDNKIRYVDYPPATGHTSINIAVE; encoded by the exons ATGTTGCAACTTGCATGCCATGTCAGCGCACACGAATCAGGCCAGTGCCCAGAACCAGCCAGAATCCTTGAGACACGGCCGGTCGCTAAGACGACCCGCGGGCGCCTAACGGGCGCTAGAATCCACCGCGCTCTCGTCGGCGCCTCTCACTGGGCCCCAAGCGGCCATAAGACCCGTTCAGGCCCATCCCACCCGTTTGAGAACGAGCCAGAGTCTGCGCCGCAGTGGTCGAAGAGGGGAAATGGAGGGTCATACTGGATCAGGAGAAGCTGTCGCCGCACAAATACTAAATACAGAATGGAAGACCGACCCCCCCATCGCCCGTTGACGAGCCTCGGTACCaaactctcctcctccagctccttcaacaTGGCGCATCAAGACTCGAAGCTCTTCCAGCCTCTGGCTATTGCCAATGGCAAAATCACCCTAAAACACCGGATCATCCATGCCCCAATGACCCGCAATCGCGGGGTGCCTGCGAGCCCCGTCAGCACCCCCGAGAAGCCCAACCGCGTCTGGTATCCCGGCGACCTGATTGTCGACTACTACAGCCAGCGGGCTACCGATGGAGGACTGATCATCTCAGAGGGCATCCCTCCGTCGCTCGAG AGCAATGGAATGCCCGGTGTCCCCGGCCTCTTCAACGCCCAGCAAACCGCCGGCTGGAAACGAGTCGTCGACGGCGTCCACGAGAAGGGAGGCTACATCTACGCCCAGCTCTGGCACGCAGGCCGTGCCACTATCCCCCAGATGACCGGCTCGCCCGCTGTCTCCGCCTCTGCTACCGTCTGGGACTCCCCGACTGAAGGCTACTCGCACCCCCCCGTCGGCGCAACCGAACAAGTCCCTTACTCCGCGCATCCTCCTATCGAGCTCACGGTCGAGCACATCAAGCGCACAATCGAGGACTACTGCCAGGCAGCCAGGGCAGCCATCGAAGCGGGATTCGACGGGATCGAGCTGCACGGCGGAAACGGATATCTCCCAGAGCAGTTCCTCAGCTCGAACATCAACAAGCGCACGGACGAGTACGGCGGCTCGCCTGAGAAACGGTGTCGCTTCGTCCTCGAGCTCATGGACGAGCTGGCCAAGACAGTCGGCGAGGAGAACCTGGCCATCCGCCTCTCGCCCTTTGGTCTGTTCAACCAGGCCCGCGGCGAGCAGCGCCTTGAGACGTGGTCGCATCTCTCcaaggagctgaagcgcACGCACCCCAATCTCTCCTACGTGAGCTTCATTGAACCA CGCTACGAGCAAATCTTCAGCTACGAAGAGAAGGACACCTTCCTAAGCAGCTGGGGCCTCACAAACGTCGATCTAAGCAGATTCCGCGAGATCTTCGGATCcacgcccttcttctccggcggCGGCTGGAACCAGGACAACTCATGGGGCGTTCTCGAGTCTGGCCAGTACGACGCTTTGCTGTACGGACGGTACTACACCAGCAACCCAGACTTGGTTGAGCGCCTGAGAACCGATACTCCGTTTGCACCGTACGAGCGCAGCCGCTTCTACGGGCCCTTCGAGGATAACAAGATCCGCTACGTGGATTATCCTCCTGCGACGGGGCATACCAGTATTAACATTGCGGTGGAGTAG
- a CDS encoding transcription factor domain-containing protein (COG:K;~EggNog:ENOG410PNKD;~InterPro:IPR036864,IPR007219,IPR001138;~PFAM:PF00172;~go_function: GO:0000981 - DNA-binding transcription factor activity, RNA polymerase II-specific [Evidence IEA];~go_function: GO:0003677 - DNA binding [Evidence IEA];~go_function: GO:0008270 - zinc ion binding [Evidence IEA];~go_process: GO:0006351 - transcription, DNA-templated [Evidence IEA];~go_process: GO:0006355 - regulation of transcription, DNA-templated [Evidence IEA]) — translation MTGRASSANMSRSSFRVRACDNCRLRKIKCDKSVPCSSCNVLGITCSAGGTTPAATATTTATRAPRVQNDEYEQRFQSIQDQLNSIQETLQQISKGSPAATPPLAVSSPSPARQTVPPFEGQSSFHHETLVARDAALSAVVAARGGELNDQVSSALSSLKDSLDTHTPGPAQGSEVSRTREPLLPVDLVVAVVKKVKAQPPFFLVSQSWKDTRQLESLCQSIYFPIEPIPSGSTTLLHGLLYFVIRDYIHEGDPDLARYDLSSSKSFCERSFSAGLNSPQMLADPTLEKVQALLIGIIKAQEEFDIQRCWTYLSIAFNMCQTMGMHRNATSLSDPFPLADSKRHAFWSLYTIDKNVSLNIGVTSHFQDHDIDASLYTPSLDHRQHSWDLINLITVEFAAIQGKVYDQLYSISAVRTSEEEKLTRIHALSVDLMAVRNKLLEIDVSKGLYADSLHGMTACADFIAYSVLTVIYRAQTRAADAMAVSSECYEAASMALHSHLKCITYFRDRKAHKQAEYVNSILLYPSFTPFIIVFTHAITTTNSADLHLLHETVKSLELIKGVSRGSLHLHAICASFAKAAQVLVDSRQTLTGLAQHQDGSLIVPAGSGAGDIALPDVIWPDDLFDDRVDQVDISMFLNDFIGTGRSAVEILRGLN, via the exons ATGACGGGGAGAGCCTCATCGGCGAACATGTCCCGGAGCTCATTCCGCGTGCGAGCG TGTGACAATTGCCGACTTCGAAAG ATCAAATGCGACAAGTCGGTTCCTTGTTCCAGTTGCAATGTGTTAGGTATTACATGTAGCGCTGGGGGTACGACACCGGCTGCTACTGCTACTACCACTGCCACCCGAGCGCCACGAGTCCAGAATGACGAGTA CGAGCAAAGATTCCAGTCTATCCAAGATCAGCTGAACTCCATCCAGGAGACACTGCAGCAGATCTCAAAAGGATCACCGGCTGCAACTCCTCCGCTGGCGGTATCCAGCCCAAGTCCAGCACGACAGACAGTGCCTCCGTTTGAAGGGCAGTCTTCGTTCCACCATGAGACCCTTGTCGCTCGAGACGCTGCGCTCTCGGCTGTGGTCGCGGCTCGCGGTGGGGAGTTGAACGACCAGGTCTCTTCTGCGCTGTCGTCGCTGAAGGATAGCCTTGACACGCATACACCTGGTCCAGCACAGGGGTCCGAGGTATCCCGCACTCGAGAGCCATTACTCCCTGTAGATCTTGTCGTTGCAGTGGTGAAAAAGGTCAAGG CACAACCCCCGTTTTTCCTGGTCAGTCAGTCGTGGAAAGACACCCGGCAACTTGAATCGCTGTGCCAGTCAATTTACTTTCCGATTGAGCCGATTCCGTCGGGGTCGACGACGCTGCTGCATGGTTTACTGTACTTTGTTATCCGAGATTACATCCACGAGGGAGATCCTGACCTTGCGCGGTACGATCTCAGCTCTAGCAAATCTTTTTGTGAGAGGAGCTTTTCAGCTGGTCTGAATAGCCCGCAGATGCTAGCAGATCCAACGCTGGAGAAGGTGCAAGCTTTATTAATTGGA ATCATCAAAGCGCAAGAAGAATTCGACATCCAGCGCTGCTGGACGTACCTTTCGATCGCGTTCAATATGTGTCAAACCATGGGCATGCATCGGAATGCGACCTCTCTATCCGATCCCTTCCCGCTGGCCGACTCCAAACGCCACGCATTCTGGTCGCTGTACACCATCGACAAGAACGTATCGTTGAACATCGGTGTCACCTCGCACTTCCAAGACCACGACATCGACGCGAGCCTGTATACCCCATCGCTCGACCACCGACAACACTCCTGggacctcatcaaccttATCACCGTCGAGTTCGCCGCTATTCAAGGAAAGGTCTACGATCAGCTCTACTCTATATCAGCAGTAAGAAcaagcgaggaggagaaattAACCAGGATCCACGCACTCTCCGTGGACCTCATGGCTGTGCGGAACAAACTACTCGAA ATTGACGTCAGCAAAGGCCTCTACGCAGACTCTCTCCACGGCATGACCGCCTGCGCCGACTTCATCGCCTACTCCGTGCTAACGGTCATCTACCGCGCCCAAACCCGCGCCGCAGACGCAATGGCCGTGTCATCCGAATGCTACGAAGCCGCATCGATGGCCCTGCACAGCCACCTCAAATGCATAACCTACTTCCGGGACCGCAAAGCGCACAAACAAGCCGAATACGTGAATTCCATTCTCCTATacccctccttcaccccctTCATCATTGTCTTCACCCACGCaatcacaacaacaaacTCCGCAGACCTCCACCTGCTCCACGAAACCGTCAAATCCCTCGAGCTGATAAAGGGCGTCTCCCGCGGCTCGCTGCACCTCCACGCCATCTgcgcctccttcgccaaagcCGCGCAGGTCCTCGTCGATTCCAGACAGACGCTCACGGGGCTCGCGCAGCACCAGGATGGGAGCCTGATTGTGCCTGCTGGATCGGGCGCGGGGGATATTGCGCTGCCCGATGTGATCTGGCCGGATGATTTGTTTGATGACCGGGTTGATCAGGTTGATATTTCGATGTTTTTGAATGATTTTATTGGGACGGGGAGGTCGGCTGTGGAGATTTTGAGGGGGTTGAATTGA